In a single window of the Drosophila albomicans strain 15112-1751.03 chromosome 3, ASM965048v2, whole genome shotgun sequence genome:
- the LOC117569055 gene encoding fatty acyl-CoA reductase wat encodes MHETNDNKGARKAFSSTSSSRRSSGNGSAEGSACGSNTELFEVTTMSNEAAAAATNGNAEVADVAAGSCCTASCMPVTDFYSNATVLITGGTGFVGKVLTEKLLRAFGLRKIYMLIRSKDNMSVQQRLQGFFNESLFNTIREESPELLEKVHPIRADYSAIDLDIDAADRAMLSSEVQIVFNVVASVKFNEKLSDAIDINVLGTKKILDLAMQMKQLKSFVHISTLYCNCNRKFIKEQVYENEIGYEKIMQIYRTFDDETLEKLRPCLIGQMPNTYTMTKKCAENLVNHRAFHLPAGIFRPPIVMSTYKDPFPGWTDNLYGPSGLCTWSARGLVRCIYGTANCKANMVPADYVVNAMIASAWDIARRFEQREKQLDGKSELPVYNYVSDVNNITWGQYMHLSRQGFHEPFDKALWCFSYVIIPSKPLHCAIAFFLHNIPAYILDLIAMATGQKRMYVKAYRKISRIINMMSWFGLKEWKFAHRNIDELNELLPAGEREKLQFNIATINWSEYFRSYLSGIRRYFFKDNANDNKLQQRKTIYRRMLLLHTLLKTTFGLSLIMCILRFYLRIFKIMPRIAL; translated from the exons ATGCATGAAACAAACGACAATAAAG GAGCGCGCAAGGCTTTCTCATCGACGAGCTCGTCGCGTCGCAGCAGCGGCAATGGAAGCGCAGAAGGCAGCGCTTGTGGCAGCAACACGGAGCTCTTCGAGGTAACCACAATGAGCaatgaagcagcagcagcggcaacaaatgGCAACGCTGAGgtcgctgatgttgctgctgggagTTGTTGCACGGCGAGTTGCATGCCTGTTACGGATTTCTATAGTAATGCCACGGTGCTCATTACTGGCGGCACGGGTTTTGTGGGCAAAGTGCTAACCGAGAAATTGTTGCGGGCCTTTGGTTTGCGTAAAATTTACATGCTGATACGCAGCAAGGACAACATGAGCGTGCAGCAGCGATTGCAAGGATTCTTCAATGAGTCG TTATTCAATACAATACGCGAGGAGAGCCCCGAGTTGTTGGAGAAGGTGCATCCGATACGCGCTGATTACAGTGCCATCGACCTGGACATCGATGCCGCCGACCGTGCAATGCTCTCGTCTGAGGTCCAA ATTGTCTTCAACGTTGTCGCTTCGGTAAAATTCAATGAGAAGCTAAGCGATGCTATTGACATTAATGTCCTCGGCACCAAGAAGATACTCGATTTGGCCATGCAAATGAAGCAGTTAAAG TCATTCGTACACATTTCGACACTGTACTGCAACTGCAATCGCAAATTCATCAAGGAGCAAGTGTACGAGAATGAAATTGGCTACGAAAAAATCATGCAG ATTTATCGCACCTTTGACGATGAGACGCTGGAAAAGCTGCGTCCCTGCCTCATTGGCCAAATGCCCAACACCTACACCATGACAAAGAAGTGTGCCGAGAATCTGGTCAATCATCGTGCTTTTCACTTGCCCGCTGGCATCTTTCGACCGCCCATTG taATGTCAACGTACAAGGATCCATTTCCCGGCTGGACTGATAATTTGTACGGGCCATCAGGTTTATGCACTTGGTCGGCCCGGGGACTCGTACGTTGCATTTACGGCACCGCCAACTGCAAGGCGAACATGGTGCCCGCCGATTATGTGGTGAATGCAATGATAGCATCCGCCTGGGATATCGCTCGAAG ATTCGAACAGCGTGAGAAACAACTCGATGGAAAATCGGAGCTGCCCGTCTACAATTACGTCTCCGATGTGAACAACATAACCTGGGGCCAGTACATGCACCTGTCTCGTCAAGGATTTCACGAGCCATTCGACAAGGCGCTTTG GTGCTTCTCGTACGTTATAATACCATCGAAGCCTCTGCATtgtgcaattgcatttttcttgCACAATATCCCAgcttatattttagatttaattGCCATGGCCACCGGACAAAAGCGCAT GTACGTGAAGGCATATCGTAAAATCTCGCGCATAATCAATATGATGTCCTGGTTTGGCCTCAAGGAGTGGAAGTTTGCCCATCGCAACATTGACGAATTGAACGAACTGCTGCCAGCTGGGGAGCGTGAAAAGCTGCAGTTTAACATAGCAACGATTAATTGGAGCGAATATTTTCGTTCGTATCTGAGCGGCATCAGGCGCTACTTCTTTAAGGATAACGCTAACgataataaattacaacagCGCAAAACTATTTATCGCAG gatgctgctgctgcatacGCTGCTGAAGACGACATTTGGTCTTTCATTAATTATGTGCATACTGCGCTTTTATCtgcgcattttcaaaattatgccAAGGATTGCGCTCTAA